The segment TAGTTTaatatgatatattttaaatttgtgtaatttaaaaacgatttcgtttcataataaaacctcttttaattgtttttaagggTTCATGGTTGATGAATCCAGATTAATTAttccaacattttttaaagtccGAGTAAAACTGAGtaaaacgtaaaataattttactttgcgtttgttgcttttttaatgaaaaaactcttgacaaaaataaattagctatTTATCTAACTTATTGACGTATAACAACAGGTCTTAAAAACTAGCCCCGGtgaaatttttgctgaaaaggGACGAAACAATTGGTTTAAGTGCCAcgtgaaaaaaaaactgaaaaatctaAAGTCTTACTGATCCATAACAGTTTTTGCGTTGTGCCTCTGCTGTTCTACAATGGCTACATGGGTGGCTACCAAAAATTGGAGCATGCTGTCTGGGAAGGAATGCCAATCGCCGAGTTGCCTTTCCCCtggtaaaaacatttttcatcacaGCAAATAATACTTTTCATTCTAAACCAAATGCACAGGTTCCTTTGGATTACTGCAGTCTGTATTcctctcaaatttaaaaacgtaaTGGAGAACGGGGAGccgagaggaaaaatattgttagaaATCTTCAAAGTAAGTTTGATCGCAATAGGCacgattcaaattaaattattgtaaaaaattttacgtATAGCGCTTCGTCTTTCTGTTTGTGCTCGGCTTGATGGTAAACAGCGTGATTCAAGGAGTGCAACTAGAGACGATACGTTACTATGGCGTTTTGCAAAGGATTGCCTTCATGTGCCTCTTTGCTGGCGGCATTTTCGTTTTGTCCTGGCCTAAAAACTACCAGGAAGTATGACATATattaaatgcattattttataattaagtgttaatctgaaattattgcaaaagtgaaaaactaAATCCCTTTTGCTTGGATTTTAGACATACACAGTAAATCGACtataatgaattgaattatcTAAAGCAAGACCTGTATGAATGTTAAACTTAATGTGACAATAActggttaaaatataaaatcattagCACACATATGAAACGAAAAACACATTGGAATTTATAATCCCTCTATTTTTAATCCTATAATTTCAGTAGCATCGATTACAGATTactgttaaaataattgattaactttcaataataaatttcgttGATTCATAATTTAACAATACAACACAGcctttctttaattttgaatagtaTTCTGGAAGCCACAGTGACATCCGagttttgctgcctcaatggGTTATTCACGGCGTGATCCACTTGCTGTATCTCTGcctagttttcttcttgcccATCCCTGGATGTCCTACGTATGCAATCaacgaataaaattttgaaaattttcaacaatttgaaatttattgcacagTGGCTACGTGGGGCCTGGCGGAATAAGCGAGGGGGGCAAGTATTTCAACTGCACCGGTGGAACATTTGGCTATGTGGACAAACTGCTGCACGACGAGCGTCATTTGTTCGACGCCCCGACCACCAAGGACGTTTACAAGGTCAAGGTTTTCGACCCTGAAGGACCTTTTAGTGAGTAATGCGATGGTTATGTCGtcgcaacaaatttttaatctcatttGTGTAGGCAACCTCCCGTCTCTGCTGACGATGATCCTGGGCGTCCAGGCAGGAACTATCCTGGTCATGCACCACGGCTGGTCGGCGAGAAAGAACCGGCTGCTCTCTTGGGGCTTTATCTGCATTTTTCTCGGTTTGGTTCTGCACTTCAGTAATGCCATACCTATCAACAAACAACTCTGGTAAGCACAAAATTTTCCATCGTATTTTTCGGCAACAACGCAcgaaaattgtataatttaaaaatgaataaaaataaaactatttggggtgattaaaaataaatttcacggtACTTTTTTCCTTATTGGAAATCCTCTTTACTGGATGGTAGTTAGCAGCTTTGAAGAAGgtacaaaaaatttgtatttttccttctAGAATTATTAGAATGTTTTAGGAGTTATAGCTTTTTTGGCTAATAATTAGTTGAATTTTGCAGTAAGAGAGATTTTTATCACACACGGAGATGCGAGTTGCGCGGTTGTCTAAACTTTCTAACTTGTCGTTTGCGTTTGCACTTAATAGAGATGAGTGCAGGCAGATGTTTTCAAGGATCGCTGATTCAAAATCCCCTGCAGCTAATTCtgttgtttgaattttacatTGGAGAAACAGCTGATGTATAGTACAAGAACATGtgtgaatataatttttcttttgtaaaattttagctttccaTTCCTTGTTGATCATCTATATGGGGGTTTATATAGTCattgtaaattcaattttcgtgaaataaaaaattgtcattttagGAACACTTCCTACTCTTTGGTGACTGCAGGCGGAGCATTCATTTGCTTCACTTTGTTCATCTACCTAATTGACAAGATTCAACTGTGGAATGGATTCCCCCTAGTTTCTCTTGGTACGCATTtcattgcatttttcaaacctCTTCAGTgagcaaattcattttattttcaggattAAACTGTCTGGCTTTGTACATTGGTAGCAAAGTtgcatcaaatattttcccgtGGCACTTCGCCTATGGAAAAATGGACACCCACTTTATACGTCTCATCGATTCCTGCTGGAGCGTTTTTATTTGGGCCTTGATAGCGATGTTTTtgcacaaaaagaaaattattatctctGTATGATTTCCactataacaaaaaatatcagttgaaatgaaatttgttttgtccatttttctGCATCAGTTGCGGTAAAAGATCTTGATGGTTAAGGAAGgactcaataatttaaaataaaataaaacactaatTGCATTATTGAATATATACgatttttgaaatatgtaaaaagtgtttaaaaGTTATCTCATCGCATGACTAGTGTgaactttgcaaaaaaatcatagcaatgattatattttctagaaatagcactaaaaaataggaatttataaaatatcgtTATTTTTGAAACTCAAAAACCCTtcgaaaaaagtaaaacattttatagctCTGGATCTTTGTATTAATTTCCATGGAAGACAACCTGAGGGTAGCCAACCTATCTGTGGGCTCTTTGCTGGCCAGTAGGACGTGGCAGGGACCGTACCTGGACCCTGAGCTTGGACAAACCAGTCCCAGCACCTTGACTGAAAGGAGATCTGTAATTGCCTATGCTTATCAGGCAGAgccaaataaatgaataaaaattctttctgttataaaataagataatttatATGTAGTTTGTTTACGTTCCTCTCCACTCATTAACGTTCGGGCTAGTCACCGCTTGCAagtttctataaatttcaccTTTTCTGCTGAGCAATGGGACTTGTCTGGTAATGTCAAGCTTGTAGGCGTCCCGCCACGAATATTCTcgtgattatattttttttctcgatCATATCGCCTGTTGTCACTCTTTCTTTATGATAAGCGCTTCTCCTTTGCCCTCTTTGTAATACTCCTTACTGACCGCTTACCCTCGCTCGCAACTCGCAACCGGTCATGTCACTCTCAAGATCTCTGGCCAGGTGCCGCTCAAGCGGGCAACGAATACCTGAAGTAATTATTAGACCCGAAGACGCTAATGGGGTAAgactattatttttactgtgataattattgttatattattGACACGCTCTTTGCATATTGTAATTATTGTAAagcatatatacatatatatttcagtCCAAATTATGGACTTCAATAAACCAACTACTAACAAAAttcacttattttatttcgctggAAAACACCTTCCACAAACTCAATTCCTCAGTTTCTTACAATGGACAGCAGCACAAAACACTACCGCGTGCATATCGCTGACTTTTTTAAGcttcaactaaaaattcattttttctctctccagAGATAGTGTAAAAGTTCAAACAATAAACGAGTTTGCATCACGTTGAAATAGTAATTCATcatgcagttttttttcaaatatttttgggataTTATGTCTTTTTGACTCTTTGCATCTTAACCTTAATTTTAGTTCATCATATACGAAAAAAGTTTATGGCACCTCCAGCCCCAAAATCTTGACGACGATTTATTTGAAGTAAGGTAtacaaggaaatttattttcttctacaacaaaaattgaattagcttttttaatagtataattatattttgacttGTGACATTTTGAACAAAACATTGTGTTGATGAAAGGAAGACTGGTCGTGGCATTTGTTTTTTCGCTCATCAACGATAGAGTGAGTTTTCATTCTTGTTTTTAGTGGTTTATACGAGGCTGTCAATTTATAtggttttgattaaattggatttgatACTATGCTTGTGAGGCCTTAGGCATCAGGAGCTTTTTATTACATACTTTATTGATGATTTtccccgattttttttttcattgagcCGTCAACCAAATACTATTATAAATCATAcaagtaatatttttctttttttaatgttacaagGTGTTTTTAATACATGCAATTTATTACATTacaatcaattcaattaaatggCTCTTTCGATGCTTTCGATCGATTTGCCATCTCAAATATTGGCTTTTTACTAactttttttaccaaatttgaatttcgaaCTGAAAAATAGTCTGgtaatttgggaaaattttcactgttgaATTCACATCTCGAGAGACTGCAAGaattataaatcataattttatgtCTATTAAGCAATAATTGAGAGGAGATTTTAATGATCGGAAGTGGAGTTAGGTTATTTTGCTTCTCGGAAATGCTATGCCttaagggaaaaaatgaaaatataagattttattaatgttCTTGGTGCGGTATAAACAATctgaattaaagaattttcaatatattatggTATCAGGTTTGTTGCAAGAGTGTTGAAGTTTCCAGAAAAGGATCACGACGTGTGATGAAAGGCGCGCGGCCGCAGTAGCTGGATAATTAGTATTATATGGCGCATCTTTTTCCCAGATCGATTTTTGCTCTTCTCTTAGCGCCTGCCAATCTCGTTGTTTTTGCTTTCCGCCGGGCATGCTTCTTATGCCGGTCGCTGGTTACAgattaaaagatatttaattaaaatgtctttGCCTCCCAGCTGGCAACGCCCCCAAAACCAGCCTTgtgcttttttgctttttttacgAGTCATAAAAGCCATATTCTAATTTCTACctgttttgaatttctttctctctctctctctctgcaagAGTCAAAGAATATCTTGAAAAAAGCACACGTCGTGTTGTGAGCAGCGCGGCTTTAGgctggaatttattttctcacgtGAGAGCAGCTGCCTGAACAAAGGTGCGGCGTGGAGGACGCGGTAAAAGGAATAAAAGAGTCGTACACAGTAGGTCCCATAATTCAACATCCAAAGTGCTCTTCTGACAACccttataaaatttattcaattttgcaaaagcgCCGTgtgaaaattaacattttatgttttgagGAAATGAAATAGTAgcgttaaataaaaacagagaCAACGCAATCACGCCCGCAGTGAGAGGCACGGCCCATTTACTAGcaactggatttttttatttcttctgccCAAAATTGATGACGCAGATATACTGAATGAAATGACGAGAGCCGGTCAACCGGTGCTTCTTCGGCGACCAGCTGGTCGCAAACTTGCTCATATTTAAAGGCAAAAACCGGTCGTGTCTGGCAATATATTGCCATTTTTATCTCCGATGGCGCAAATTATATCTGCAGTTGTCTGTCTCAAACAGTGGGCAGGCAGCACAATCGGCAACTCTCTCCTCGTTTGCGTCTCAAGCGATCATGGCCTTTGAAATGTAACGCAAAACAACTGCCTCCTCCTCACTCTTCGAGTGCAGGGAGGGGCGCATGAAAACATATAGTTCAGGGGAAAATTACAATGATGCGTTGCAGAAAATAACTCTAGTAGGCCACTCTCGGGAGAAAACTGCCTTTGAAAAAAGCACAGCGTGTCTGTCTATGTTGAGCAAAGTTAcgaaaaatatccaaatactctgaaggaattaaaataaaataaaacttttttacgTCGTTTTCAGTCCCGCAATTTTCGGCACAAAAACTCTTTTTGTGTGTGACCAGGCCATGGATGAAAGGATACAGATTTCTCTTCTCTGAAATGTGTTCTGATAAaagcacaaaataatatcgtgTTTATAGGATTATTATATAAAGCCGagcattcaaaaatttaaaacattttattcttaaaaccatagaaaatattttgttaatagaTTATTATGTTGTCTggctatatttttatcttaaaaaactATCGATCGTTCTTCccacttttcaaacaaattaacatttaatttcggAAAGAAATTTACGGCGTGTTTTCCACGATCCAGTCCATGTAATTTGCGACGTCAGTGAACAATGTATAGTGATTTGGGTGACACAACCATCTTTTTTCTCCTTCAAACACCacttttttcgattttccaaAGCTGACAATATGCCCCTGATGAACCAACGGCCGTTTTTTCCACGGAAAGGCTGCCTCCGCTGTCCCCGTTGCAGACGGTTATTCCTgcattaatgaataaaattgagaaatcaTTAATTGCTAATTGAGGGGTGTGCTAACCGTTTGTGTATCCGGCGCAAAAGTTGTCCCCCGGCCGCAAATATTTCCCAAAAATCCTCTTATCTGAAAAGAAGCACTCTTTGTGACCTCTAATCGGCAGTCGAGCTTCTTGCAGTTCATCTGGAAACGTGTAGTTTACAGCAAACCCAAACACAACCGCCTTCagtagaaaataaacaaaaattatagatCTCTTTCTTGAATTCACGTACATCCCATACCATAGCTTTAGTTCCAGCCACGCGATTCAAGTTAGAGTCGTTGTTCCAAAGGCAAATCAGTTGGACATATTTggttatatcaatttttttgttcaaaatcatGAGTCCGACGTCACTGATCAATCTCGCAGGGTCATATTTTGGGTGCACGATCAGATTGCTAACCTAAACGATGTCAAGATTATTAtggattgaaataatttacgtgGAAGGTAAAAACCAATCTTCTCTGGACACCAGTAGCTCATCTTTGTCTTTATTTATCATACAACCCAAGATAAACTATGAAGTCTTCTGCTTCTGATTCATAAAGGCAAAATGTGCAgctaaaaataactttttaaatcgatttcatCATTTCTTTACGCCTATACCAGTCAAAACTACCGTCGGTGAAATCAACGTCCCGCCgcagatattttcaattttataatcaaTATAAGCATTCCACGGATGATGAAATTTCTGAGCTCTGGCTCGGGATACAACCGCTAGGCGTCTTGAGGGGGGTGGTACGGGGTATCTTCGTTTGACAAAATAGTCAATTCctcgtttttttcttgttgacGTCGGTTTTCTTCCACAGTTTGGGAAATTGAGTTTATCTTGCCCGGTGAATcctttttaaagataaatataatttctggGCGAGTTTATACGTGTGAAATTGAAAGTGCCTCTTGGTGGTTTTGTCTGCGGGATCGGGCGTAGAACAGATATGTCTTTTGCGTGCCATGCGATCTCGTCAATGTATGGTAATATAGAATGAGTGTTTTAACACacaaatttcaatcattttctcagtttaatttgtatatatttGCGTTATAGCAtatcttcaaaaatattgtgtgTGGGAAACTCATAATTTTTACGTATGTGTGTTCTGTCCAGTGCGAACACGGCACTTAACTCATCCATTTCTGCCAATCAATATGATTGTCATCATAACTCTTATATAAGCCAAAATCTTAgcttgaaatataataaagtGCATAATTTTCATGTGATAATACGAGTGAAAAATCTTTTGTCATGCGTGCGTGTCACTAATTGTTAGCTTTCCACTAATTAACTAAGTTTTCCTTTAGGCATTCGGTTTCGCTGCATGTATATACTCTTTGGAAAGGTTTGTGGTTTTAATCGgaagttgcattttttaaccaGAATATATCGTCTATAAGATACCGAATAAATGAACACGATGAACTGTCATCACTGGTGTCACAAAAAATACCGTGCAGTGAAACAACAGCTTTAAATGCAACTACCTTCTtgtttcacaaaataaaaaagtgaatatAAATATGAATACATAGAGACATCAtgataaataacattttgtttcaatagtTTAGCATGAAAAAATAGCGGTGAAGTGAGTGAATCATGTTGCACTCCTTATGTTTGTTCTACTctttagaaaatataatatataatttcaaatattattcttgTTCTGTTTGTAACAATGAATTTTAGGTTGTGCAATACAGAATTAGCATAGAAACGTAAGTTATgatcaagatttatttattcattatttttgttaacacTCTTTCGTTTGGTCAGAAGAATAAGAAAATGCGTTTTTGGGAATTAAAGAGGCTTTGATTCACGACACAGTTGTTAGACTTCCGGATTTTTCTCGTAGATTTACTGCCAATGCTAATCTATCTCTGCTAATTCTATGTTGCATAACACACAATTCATTGTTACATATGTTCATGCAATTCCTTTATATTcgaaaaaaaccatttttcagatttaagcATTGATATATATCAATATGCAAGCGTGCACacgtgtgcgtgtgcgtgtgcgtgcgcgcgtgcgtgcgtgcgtgcgtgcgtgcgtgcgtgcgtgcgtgcgtgcgtgcgtgcgtgcgtgcgtgcgtgcgtgcgtgcgtgcgtgtgtgtgagcgATCACCTAATCacctaattaattaacaatcgGTAAAAAAACGAGCTGCATTCTCGTGTTGGTGCTCGAATAAGTGGGCTGCGTATGATAGTCAAACACCTCAAATATTCCTTATATGCGTGCTTTTTATTGACCAAGTAGTATGTATTGAAGTGGAATTTGAACtgtaaaatacaataaatctttagaatttcacatttttccgacaaagtaattttataataattgaaacatattaaaatgcaataaggCACACATTAAGAATAAAgtatcataaaataataatattaaaacaacaaGAACAAATTAAGAACAAATTAATCAGCTTACCCCATACGGGTTCAAATCGTAATTTATATATCAACACACGCTTAACGTGCCCTCGGCCAACAGCTTTACAATCACGAGTGGTGCAAGAGCTGGAAAGGGGCACATGACTTATAAGAATTCACGTTAAAACTACTTTTTTTAGCACACggttaaaatcaattcactaataaaataaaatacctcaGGCGTGAGATCGCTTTGCTATCTAGCCTAAACACTCGTGTCGCATCGGCTGCTGCAGGGCTACATAGTGAATACGATAGCCGCTGCAGCGACGAGTGGAGAGCAAAAGTCACCTGTCGTACAGGTTGCGTGCGCCGACAGGCAGTCCTCATGTTCGCGTGCGGCTGCGTTTTAGGAATCAGCCATCCTCGTGGTCACGTTACAACATCAATAGAAAAGTGAATGGTTCAATTAGGTCAAGAAAGCGTTCCATTtcctagaatttttatttcaaaagatcAATAAATGAGCTATTTAGTTCCACGATATCTTTTgcgaaggaaattaaatttattgaaaattaacaaatttgattaaaaatacaatttagtataatttttttttttgaaggtttttattttaacttaatttgtaTGAATTTTATCTTCAAAGCAGTGTTTTATTATGGATAGCCGGGGCATGCATCGCGTTGCCGCTGGGAGCTCATTCTTTCGTATAAAAGAAACATAATATCCTCTCCgcagagaattaattttctagcGTGTTGGCTGCTTActagatcaaattaaatttgcactttTAATAAGCTCAGGTACAACTGGCCGTAAATGTACGCATTTTAACCAAGattcttgattttattgtttgttgtCATAACAAATTATTCGCGAAAATCTAAGTTTTGTTTTGAGCTCTAGGACGACGTGCTATATTGTTTGTTAAAACGCGCCAACACagtcttttcatttttaaaaacctttttgccgtaattttttttttttttaaataatcatgttGATTATTGAGCGGTTTAGTAAGACTTCCTGTGCGGTGTGTAACATGAATTATTATGACGAAATTTcttctcaaataaatatatctctGTTCAAACACAGGATAAATATAGTTGAATCGTTGATAAATAGTGCATTATTTGAGAAGTCAAAGCTGAGAGGATATCTAAACATGCAAGTGCTCTATGCGGAAGGAGCTTTTTGAGAGAGGTGGGGGGAACTTCACATAATATAAGGAGGCAACGGCGCGAGGCGCTGTTTTATCCTTCTTTATTCATGTTTCCGTACACGTGGATCGAGGGCCGCTCGTGGGAGCCCATCAGGGGGCTCCAGCTGCACGACCTGGGCCTCGACCAGGCCTTCCTCAACCTCTCCTCGCGGCTCAGCAAAAACACGTGGGTCTACTTTCAGCGTCAACCATGTTTCAAGGCGAGATggattatattaatttaatttttttttgtattaattaaattaatgctgtaggattgaaattgttttcatatttttttgtacgGTTATTATGAAATTCTGTGCAACAGAGAtttgacataaaatttaaaattaactatattggcattttttgtttgaaataatcagCATTACTCGTGGTGCGGATTCTCTTGtagcttaaaattttgttagtaTTAACTGTTTgcaataaattgcaatttaggcctatgagttttatttatttttcttttaaatcttttttggcatttaaaattattacaatttgaatcattgtaaaaaataaaacttggtTGTTTTAACTCTGGCGTGTAATAATTGTTGTGGTGATCTTAATTACTCACGCTTCTGATAATTCAGTTTTCCAGCTCTTTATTAACTCcgcttttaatgaaaaatctcgTTTGATCAGTGCACCCAATACTCGCTGCTGAGTGAAGTCGCAGCACACAACTCATCAACCGTCAAAATCAGCTCTGTGTACGACCTGGACATGCTGGTGTTGAACGAAAACGCCGGCACCACCTTCGACCTCGTGGACTACCACGCAAAAGTGCTCGAGTGCTCTCACCAAACGAGCTTTGGCGAGTTCGGCATTTACGACCTTATCATCTCTGCGAATGGAAATAAAACCGAGTGCCGAATTGAGACCGTCCAGCCTTCCGTCGACATCGTCTtgcgtaaaaaaataatagcatttaattaacaaaataaggCAACCGTTGTCGCTCGGCGTATAGCTGTGTTCGCGGTAGCGATGATGTCCATCATTTTTCTCGCCCTTACATCCGGCTGCTATTACCTGTGGAAGTGCTGGAATCGTTCGCACAAGGCTGATGCGCGGAATTCGGACACTGAGAGCAAAGGCGAATATAGTACTGTAAACAAGGGTGGCAGCCAGGTCAAAAAACTCACGAACAGACTGAAATCACTCGATGCCTTCAGAGGGTGAGTTAACTTTTAgcatgtgtttttttaattaccacACATGccctttaaatattattcataatAGGTGCccaattttgtaaatacttgcaagttttttatgtaattcaacaaaattcattgttgaaaaaatgtacCGATACTGTATTATCTAATTAACTAATTATGTAGAAGCCAAAAagacgaaaaaaatatg is part of the Cloeon dipterum chromosome 1, ieCloDipt1.1, whole genome shotgun sequence genome and harbors:
- the LOC135946346 gene encoding heparan-alpha-glucosaminide N-acetyltransferase-like, whose protein sequence is MFPYTWIEGRSWEPIRGLQLHDLGLDQAFLNLSSRLSKNTWVYFQHQPCFKCTQYSLLSEVAAHNSSTVKISSVYDLDMLVLNENAGTTFDLVDYHAKVLECSHQTSFGEFGIYDLIISANGNETECRIETVQPPVDIVLPVFAVAMMSIIFLTLTSGCYYLWKHWNRWHKADERNSDTESNSEYTINKGGSKVKKLTNRLKSLDAFRGFCVVPLLFYNGYMGGYQKLEHAVWEGMPIAELPFPWFLWITAVCIPLKFKNVMENGEPRGKILLEIFKRFVFLFVLGLMVNSVIQGVQLETIRYYGVLQRIAFMCLFAGGIFVLSWPKNYQEYSGSHSDIRVLLPQWVIHGVIHLLYLCLVFFLPIPGCPTGYVGPGGISEGGKYFNCTGGTFGYVDKLLHDERHLFDAPTTKDVYKVKVFDPEGPFSNLPSLLTMILGVQAGTILVMHHGWSARKNRLLSWGFICIFLGLVLHFSNAIPINKQLWNTSYSLVTAGGAFICFTLFIYLIDKIQLWNGFPLVSLGLNCLALYIGSKVASNIFPWHFAYGKMDTHFIRLIDSCWSVFIWALIAMFLHKKKIIISV